Genomic segment of Thermodesulfobacteriota bacterium:
TCTTTGTAAGGGAGCAGGATATTTCCTGTTTCGCTTGGCATCAATTCCAAAACGCCACCGCCATAAGAACGACCAGAGATTTCAGAGAAGGCCAGAGAAAGTGAATTGTAAAAGCTTGCAACAAATGCTTTAACGTTGGTGCTTGGTTTTACAAAAACCCGGTGCATGGTGTCTGTGGTGTATGCACCAACCTCATTCAAAATCAGTTTTGGAAAAAGGTTGTTTCTCCTGATGAAAAGTGCTTCTGATAATTTGATAGAAGGTACTACAAACCAGTCATCACGGATGCCTGTTTTGTACCCTTTGTTTACTCCGGTGGATTCGCCCATTGAAATATAAGAGTTGGCTCCTTTATGTCCATTCAGTTCTTTCTTTGGTGGAAAGATGAGTAGATGGGCTTTGGCATTTCTCAACCGATTTTGTCTCCAATCTTTTTCATTGAAAATAATGCTGTTTACCTGTACGCTCCGTCCAACCATAGGTTTAGCAAATTCCTGGAGGTTGTAACCTTCCACCACCGGAAGTGAAACGGTAAAGTAATCATTTGCCCCAGTTGTTATCCCTACTTCAACTTTGGCATAATCCGCAATTTTAGGAATGAGTTTGTTCTGAGCAACTGTTTCCAGAAAATCAATTTCTTCCTGTTCTAGAAAGTAAAACGTCCATTTATTGCTTTTGAAGTTTATCTGTTTTTGAGGACTTTTTAGCTTGTTTATATCCAATGTTTCAAGTTCGGATGCATCTGTCAGTTCTAAATGTTCTATCAGGTGGTTATTCGTTCCATTTTTCTCACAGAGAAGCAAAATAACTTCCTGCTGGATATCGGGGAATACCAGTTTCTTGAATGAAACAATATTGATTTTGTTATAAAAGTGAGCTAAAAATTCACGGAGTTGCTGTGCATACGATACCTGTAATATTTCTGCCGGAATCACAAAGCCAATTCTTCCTTTTTCCTTTAGTAAAAGGCTTGAACCAACCACAAATGAAACCCAGGCATTAGTAAGCTTGGTGTATCTCAGCCCAGCTCGTTTGAATATTTTAGCTGCCTCTATTTGTTGTTCCTCATCAAAATATTGATAGCGTATATAGGGTGGATTTCCTACTATAAAATCAAAGCGTTCGGTAGTTTTATTGCAATACATGTGAAAGTCTGTATTGATGATAGTCTTATCATTAAGACTGATACTGTTTGCTTTTTCAGCCTCCGCCTTATCAAACTCAATAGCTGTTACCTTATTGAATCTATGGTTTTGTTTCTTTAGCTGTTCTAGAAAAACACCGTCACCACAACTTGGTTCCAAAATATCATAGGACGAACAACCATTGATACCCCATTTCAAAATGAAAGTGGCAATGGGTTCGGGTGTATAAAATCCACCTCTAAGTTTTTCTGCTGATGCGTGTTTAATTAGCTTCATATATTTCTTTTATTAGAGGGATTAATGAATCGTCTTTTTCTAAGTCATAAAGATTTTTCAAAAGTTCATTCAGTTTAACCTTCAAAGCATTAAATTGTCTCTGGAGTTTGGTAAGCATTCGCTTGTCTTTCTGATTTTGGTCTATTTCCTCCTGTTTCAAAATCAGGTCTTTTTGAATTTTCACGATTTTGTCATGAAAAGCTTTATCAGTTTTATTACCGAAATCAATTCTTCGGATGGGCAAACGCTTCAAAACTTTTGTTCCTCTAGCGATATA
This window contains:
- a CDS encoding class I SAM-dependent methyltransferase, encoding MKLIKHASAEKLRGGFYTPEPIATFILKWGINGCSSYDILEPSCGDGVFLEQLKKQNHRFNKVTAIEFDKAEAEKANSISLNDKTIINTDFHMYCNKTTERFDFIVGNPPYIRYQYFDEEQQIEAAKIFKRAGLRYTKLTNAWVSFVVGSSLLLKEKGRIGFVIPAEILQVSYAQQLREFLAHFYNKINIVSFKKLVFPDIQQEVILLLCEKNGTNNHLIEHLELTDASELETLDINKLKSPQKQINFKSNKWTFYFLEQEEIDFLETVAQNKLIPKIADYAKVEVGITTGANDYFTVSLPVVEGYNLQEFAKPMVGRSVQVNSIIFNEKDWRQNRLRNAKAHLLIFPPKKELNGHKGANSYISMGESTGVNKGYKTGIRDDWFVVPSIKLSEALFIRRNNLFPKLILNEVGAYTTDTMHRVFVKPSTNVKAFVASFYNSLSLAFSEISGRSYGGGVLELMPSETGNILLPYKEENDALLGQIDQMMREKEPIDEILEITNEQILEKGYGFTGKEIKLADRIWKKLSARRLNRAVNGSRRLMEINGVGPQQVFDIVVNNSELAP